gactAAGCCACTTGAGTTCCAGCCAGACCACTTCCTATTTCAGAAGTGCTACTTCCTGTCCTGGATGAAGGCACTTCCAGTTCCTGCTGCACTGCTTCTGCCACTTTCCAGGCCATTTCTGTCCCAGCCTGGTCACTTCTTGTCTGGATCAAGTCACTTCCTGTCCCAAGTGGTCCATTCAGCATCAGACCAAGTCCATACATGTCCTGACTGGTTCATATCTTGTCATTGGCCACtcctggacagaatgggacaCTTCTCATGGTAGCTGTTGTGACCCAACCACCCCAGATAGATGGAGCAAGTATGGAGAGGCCTGGGGCAGGGCAGAGGAGGCCCTGCTGCCCGTGCCCTGCACTGAGATGGAGCCAGAGCCTTCCCCGTAAGGCCCCCATTTTTGGCGGGCTGAGGGGAGTGGTTGGTAAGAGAGGTCGGAAGAGGGGCCAAGAGCTGAGAGGAGACATGGCTTGATGTCCCCACCCAGGAAATGAGAGAGGCACAGGATAAGAAGCCAAGAAggtaaaaggagatggaaggaggaGGGTGCTAAGGAAGAGGAACAGACCTAGAGACAGaagaaagataaagagaacaagagatagaaagagagggagaaaaaagaagagaaaaacagtgAGAGGCAGAAAGAGATGCCAACcaaaagacagacttgttcctacCCCAACTCTCAGTGGATGAGGGAGGCTAGGACACCTGGGTCATGATCAGAAGTGGAGGCTGAGCTTCTGCTCCCCTCCTCAAGGGAACAGAACCCAGGAATACAGACACAGAGAGGGGCACACATGGCCAGACAGGAGGGCAGGAGGTGGTTCAGTGGGAGCCTTAAGGAATCCTAAAAGTGGAGAACAGGGGAATAGCCAGGAGGGACAATGGAGGTGGTGCGGCAAAGGGGGCCAAGGAGATGCTGGAGGCAGCCCTCAAACCACAAATTCAATTGGAGGGACCACCCCACGAAGGGCTGGATCCAGGAGAGCTGATGGGAGGATCCCTCATACCTTGTAGTAGATGTTTGGGGGGCTCTGGGGGGGCCCATCCTGCACAATGTACACAGGATGCCCATAGTCGCCACTCACCTTCTCATAGTGGGGACAGAATGGGGGATCTGCGGCCCCACCACCCCGCAGAGCTATCCCTAGCTCCCCAGGTTCTGCCTCCCGAGGtcccatccctcccccaccccctaggCCCAGAGGCCCTCCTCTCCCAAAGGAGCCAGGACCAGGGTGGCGACTCTCCGAAGGCTTGGCCCGCCGTCTCCGCCAACACATGGcacccccagcccctgccacGCCCAGCAAGAGCAGCGCCAGCCCCCCCGCTGCCCCGACCACTGCGGGCATGCTGGGAGGGGGCAGAGGGCCTTCAGCACCCCGGGAGGTTGCATTGCTGGTGGGGTCACCTGGCAGGGAAGGGGTGAAGGAGGAAAGAGGGGGAGGGGCTGAAGGAGCCACCTGGGCATCTGAGGGTCCCCACAGGCTTCCCCACCAGTGCCCaggccccttggaaaccctaccttCCTTACCCTCCAAGCCTGGCTCAGAATCCAGGTGTCCAGCCCTCCAGCTCCCTGCCACCAAGTCCTCCCACTTCTCTGACAGCGCTGATTGAAGCACTGACTTGGCTAATTAGTTCTAATTGAGCCTTTTCCTCATCTGGCTTCCattcccctcccaccctcccatccACTCTTCTCTTTCCTGTGTCGCCACCCCCTATACTcaagagggaggggagagggtgaAGGCAGGGCAGCTGCCGTCCAAGAGCAGAGAAGGCTGGGGAAGGTGGGAGGCTGGACCTACCTGGTGTGTTCTCCTTCCCAGGTTCCAGGCTGTGGGCTGCCCCTCCGTCTCTCTCCACGGGCATTTCAGACACAGGCTTTCTGGGGGCAGCCCCTCCTCTGGGACCTGGAGATGGGGGAGACCCAAGA
The window above is part of the Elephas maximus indicus isolate mEleMax1 chromosome 19, mEleMax1 primary haplotype, whole genome shotgun sequence genome. Proteins encoded here:
- the EFNB3 gene encoding ephrin-B3 translates to MGAPHSGPGGVRIGALLLLGFLELVSGLSLEPVYWNSANKRFQAEGGYVLYPQIGDRLDLLCPRARPPGPHSSPNYEFYKLYLVGGAQGRRCEAPPAPNLLLTCDRPDLDLRFTIKFQEYSPNLWGHEFRSHHDYYIIATSDGTREGLESLQGGVCLTRGMKVLLRVGQSPRGGAAPRKPVSEMPVERDGGAAHSLEPGKENTPGDPTSNATSRGAEGPLPPPSMPAVVGAAGGLALLLLGVAGAGGAMCWRRRRAKPSESRHPGPGSFGRGGPLGLGGGGGMGPREAEPGELGIALRGGGAADPPFCPHYEKVSGDYGHPVYIVQDGPPQSPPNIYYKV